In the Epinephelus lanceolatus isolate andai-2023 chromosome 6, ASM4190304v1, whole genome shotgun sequence genome, one interval contains:
- the podn gene encoding podocan — protein MAFPKHSILQALSVLLLAWVLVRCQAPITLEEEEEEEPLKETNIATVVTKSEPFECPPECSCTAEGAVDCAGVDLTEFPAGLPDKTRQLSLQNNKIEEITVEHISHLHQLETLNLQNNWLTTDGLEDEGFEMLEELAYLYLANNKLTSAPKVLPPSLVSADFAANQLTRIYLYTFGQKPKLKSVYLHNNKLTDAGLPDQMFNGSDSLEILTMSSNFLRVVPKNLPSSLYRLHLKSNKLEKIPPGAFDNLRNLRELYLQNNLLSNEGMDNETFSQLSSLECLDLSNNNLSVVPKGLPRSLVLLHLEKNSIRSIPGDALTSVRNLEYLLLHNNKLRSRSIHPAAFMGLKKLHTLHMYNNLLERVPRGLPRRAKTLMLLHNFIAEIGRNDLSLLYTLTELNLSYNKLTSPKLHREAFRKMRALETLDLSGNNLHSFPMGLPRSLQVLEIKNNQLNTIPDGALTGMEKLRKLILSENQLKLNSVYQGAWMELGALTTLDLSGNQLSHIPSDLPESLEYIYLQSNRISSVPASAFENTPNIKGIFLRFNRLSVDAVDESSFAHLSNLQVLDIGTGNTNLPFKKEEMEQET, from the exons ATGGCCTTTCCCAAGCATTCCATCCTGCAGGCCCTGAGTGTGCTGCTCTTGGCCTGGGTGTTGGTGCGTTGCCAGGCCCCGATCAcactggaggaagaggaggaggaagagccaCTGAAGGAGACCAACATCGCAACAGTGGTGACGAAATCAGAGCCTTTTGAATGTCCGCCTGAGTGCAGCTGTACGGCAGAGGGGGCAGTGGATTGCGCCGGTGTCGACCTCACAGAGTTTCCCGCTGGGCTGCCAGATAAAACTCGCCAGCTCTCTCTGCAG AACAACAAAATCGAGGAGATAACGGTGGAGCACATTTCTCATCTGCATCAGCTGGAGACGCTCAACCTGCAGAACAACTGGCTCACCACGGATG GCCTCGAAGATGAAGGGTTTGAGATGCTTGAAGAGCTGGCTTATTTATACTTGGCAAATAACAAG CTCACCTCGGCACCAAAAGTCCTCCCACCCTCCTTGGTTAGCGCTGATTTTGCTGCTAATCAGCTCACAAGGATCTACCTATACACATTTGGCCAGAAGCCAAAACTGAA GTCTGTGTATCTCCATAACAACAAGCTGACTGATGCAGGACTTCCTGATCAAATGTTCAATGGTTCTGATAGCCTGGAGATCCTCACCATGTCCAGCAACTTCCTGCGGGTTGTCCCGAAGAATCTTCCCTCCAGCCTTTACCGTCTCCATCTGAAG AGTAACAAGCTAGAGAAAATCCCGCCGGGGGCCTTTGACAACTTGCGAAATCTCAGAGAGCTGTACCTCCAGAACAACCTCCTCAGCAATGAAGGCATGGACAACGAGACTTTCAG CCAGCTGAGCAGCCTGGAGTGTCTGGACTTGTCAAATAACAACCTGAGTGTTGTTCCCAAGGGTCTGCCTCGCAGTCTGGTGCTGCTACACCTGGAGAAGAACTCCATCCGCAGCATCCCTGGAGACGCTCTTACTTCTGTCCGAAACCTGGAGTACTTGCTGCTCCATAATAACAAGCTCCGCTCCCGCTCCATCCACCCGGCTGCCTTCATG GGCTTGAAGAAACTGCACACTCTCCACATGTACAACAACTTGCTGGAGCGGGTTCCCAGGGGATTACCTAGGCGGGCCAAGACCCTGATGCTGCTCCACAACTTCATTGCTGAAATTGGCCGTAACGACTTGTCCCTgctgtacaccctgactgagcTCAACCTCAGCTACAACAAGCTGACCAGCCCCAAGCTGCACCGCGAGGCCTTCAGGAAGATGCGTGCACTGGAAACTCTGGATCTATCAGGGAACAACCTTCATTCCTTCCCAATGGGTCTTCCGCGCAGCCTGCAGGTGCTTGAAATCAAGAACAACCAGCTGAACACCATACCAGACGGTGCGCTGACGGGCATGGAGAAGCTACGGAAGCTCATCCTGAGTGAAAACCAGCTGAAACTGAATTCAGTCTACCAGGGAGCCTGGATGGAGCTTGGTGCTCTCACA acACTAGACCTATCTGGCAACCAGCTGTCACACATCCCTTCTGACCTGCCTGAGTCTCTGGAGTACATTTACCTGCAGAGTAACCGCATCTCCAGTGTTCCTGCTTCAGCATTTGAAAACACTCCGAACATCAAAGGCATCTTCCTCCG GTTTAACCGCCTGTCTGTGGACGCAGTGGATGAGAGCTCTTTCGCACATCTGTCCAACTTGCAAGTGCTGGACATCGGCACAGGAAACACCAACCTCCCCTTTAAAAAAGAGGAGATGGAGCAGGAAACATAA